A genomic window from Candidatus Bathyanammoxibius amoris includes:
- a CDS encoding DsrE family protein, translating to MAQRTVLITINQAPFGNVFYTEGLRAAVGITSGIDENVATVAYLGDGVYFTLHGVNRKDTERYITSLQKQEGAKLLVERESLKERRIKERDVGTEFEIVPRKEILKLIRTADFVMDF from the coding sequence GTGGCACAGAGAACGGTACTCATAACGATAAACCAGGCTCCCTTCGGTAATGTCTTTTACACAGAGGGCTTGAGGGCGGCCGTGGGTATTACAAGCGGTATTGACGAAAATGTCGCCACCGTGGCCTACCTGGGCGACGGCGTATACTTTACCCTGCACGGCGTGAACAGAAAAGACACGGAAAGATATATAACGTCCCTCCAGAAACAGGAAGGGGCCAAGCTGTTAGTGGAAAGAGAGTCCCTGAAAGAGCGTCGTATAAAAGAGAGGGACGTTGGCACCGAGTTTGAAATAGTTCCTCGAAAAGAGATTCTGAAGCTCATCCGGACAGCCGATTTCGTTATGGATTTCTAG
- a CDS encoding DsrE family protein has product MAKIGMLLTLGPYQFENWETACNIASSALDKGHEIKMFLYLDGVYNPIKLQTFPDMDVVPKDRFEELVRKGATIVACGVCVNARGLEKGKDYIEGVVVGGLPDFAEMVSEVDSLITL; this is encoded by the coding sequence ATGGCAAAAATAGGCATGCTGCTTACCCTTGGTCCTTACCAGTTTGAGAACTGGGAGACGGCCTGCAATATTGCCAGCAGCGCCCTTGATAAGGGTCATGAGATAAAGATGTTCCTCTACCTTGACGGCGTGTACAACCCCATAAAGCTGCAGACCTTTCCCGACATGGATGTAGTGCCCAAGGACCGCTTTGAGGAGCTGGTGCGGAAGGGGGCGACTATTGTGGCATGCGGCGTATGCGTCAACGCGCGCGGCCTGGAGAAGGGGAAGGACTATATCGAAGGCGTGGTGGTGGGCGGGCTGCCCGACTTTGCGGAAATGGTCAGCGAGGTAGACAGCCTCATCACACTATAG